The window ATAATGATGATGACCGGGTTCAAAAACCCTTTTTTATCCTCCGGCGGGGGGGCGGCGGCCGCTTTTTTGGCATCCTCCGCCTTCTGCTTCAGCTTCTTCAAATACATCCGCACCTGAATGTGGCAATGCGGACATTCCACCGCCGTATCGGCGATCTCTTTGCGGCATTTGGGGCACTGCATACCCTTTAAAACTAGCATGAAAAACCGGTATTGTTGAAAAAATCATGTCTCATTTTTCCGGCCCCCTTCCTTCAATCAAGACCGCTCCCGATTATGCCGGTTGTTTGCAATGCGCTTAATGCTTTTGTACAATTTAGTTGAACCTGAAGGAGATGCATTGCCGACAATAAGCGAGTTTTTCGGAATTACCATACGAATGTATTACGATGACCACGCATCGCCCCATTTTCATGCATATTATGGCGGTCATGCCGCCGTTATTGAAATAAAGACGCTTCAGTTGAAGGAGGGTGAGTTGCCCCGCCGCGCATTGGCTCTTACGCTGGAATGGGCATCATATCATCGTCAGGAATTGATAACGGATTGGAAACTGGCCGAAGAACATCGGCCCCTTAACCCTATCGCACCGTTGGAATGATGTAGATGGAAAAAGTTGTTTCGGTAAAAGCGCTGGACGGATACCGTCTGGAAGTTGCCTTTTCGGACGGAGTTCAAGGCATCGTCCCGCTGAAAGACCGTCTGTTCGGCCCAATCTTTGAGCCATTGAAAGATGCCGTGTTTTTCCAAAAGGCGGCAGTGGATGAATTCGGGGTCATCTGCTGGCCCAATGGAGCGGACTTGGCGCCCGATGCCTTGCACGACGCCTTGAAAGCGCAAATGCAAACCGTCTAAGCTCTGTCGTATCCCATTTCCCCGCAATGATGATATTTCCCAGTTGTTAAACGACTTGGACAATCAGGGCAGGGCGGATAACGCCTAAAACACCCACTTCACGCCGAGGGAGTAAACCTGGTTGATGTTCCCGATGTGGTAAAAGCGGAAGGAATCGTTGCGCGTGAGGAGGTTGCTGGTGGTGGCGATATATACCTGCGTTCCCGGCTCCGGGTTGCCCGTCAGCGTCACCCCGATGGCGTCGTTGTCCGGCCGCCCCAGCCCCTCTTGCCACTGGTGTCCGTAAACCACCTCCAGCGCGGCCGGCGGGCCGAACGAAAGCATTATCCCGCCGGATACCTCGAATGCGTTGGCATAGCCGCCTGAATACTCGGAACGGTAATTCCCCACATAATATGTAACCGACATCTCGTCGTCCAATCGAAGCTTCCCTTCGGCGGCCGCCTC of the Nitrospinota bacterium genome contains:
- a CDS encoding DUF4160 domain-containing protein, whose protein sequence is MPTISEFFGITIRMYYDDHASPHFHAYYGGHAAVIEIKTLQLKEGELPRRALALTLEWASYHRQELITDWKLAEEHRPLNPIAPLE
- a CDS encoding DUF2442 domain-containing protein, which produces MEKVVSVKALDGYRLEVAFSDGVQGIVPLKDRLFGPIFEPLKDAVFFQKAAVDEFGVICWPNGADLAPDALHDALKAQMQTV